Proteins encoded together in one Bactrocera neohumeralis isolate Rockhampton unplaced genomic scaffold, APGP_CSIRO_Bneo_wtdbg2-racon-allhic-juicebox.fasta_v2 cluster11, whole genome shotgun sequence window:
- the LOC126766169 gene encoding uncharacterized protein LOC126766169 codes for MSIDFIDSNEELVNKHNLSSSTPSCAVKSKQREVVHILDSIPCPVAQAINFEDIPTTVNHPPRPQLPPREANDNADVVNINSRTPPKRTINAIEIKKSEFPTPFKNALFWPEPQPVNPNKKIVKKKLTPTVATASEYIEYQRRLDEEKKIKKEKIILKKKEKQGLKVKVRRNINNSFNPGDYVVVRYEGEKFPVQVLKVTNGNPEKFQIKTMTMSGSNWSWPGKEDILEYDADEVVKKINLPQPINKRGIFSIPDM; via the coding sequence ATGAGTATTGATTTCATAGATTCCAATGAAGAATTAGTTAACAAACATAATTTGAGCAGCTCAACTCCATCTTGTGCCGTGAAGTCCAAGCAGCGTGAAGTAGTACATATATTGGACAGTATACCTTGCCCAGTAGCTCAAGCCATTAACTTCGAAGACATCCCAACAACTGTCAACCATCCACCAAGACCTCAGTTGCCCCCTAGGGAGGCGAATGACAATGCAGACGTGGTTAATATTAATTCGAGAACACCACCAAAAAGAACAATTAAtgcaatagaaataaaaaaatctgaatttcCAACGCCTTTCAAAAATGCTCTTTTCTGGCCAGAGCCCCAACCAGTGAACccgaacaaaaaaattgtcaagaaaaaattaacccCAACTGTCGCCACTGCTTCTGAATACATTGAGTATCAGCGACGCTTGGATGAAGAAAAAAAGATTAAGAAagaaaagataattttaaaaaagaaagaaaagcaagGTTTAAAGGTGAAAGTAAGACGGAACattaataatagttttaatCCAGGAGACTATGTTGTAGTAAGGTATGAAGGCGAGAAATTTCCTGTGCAGGTGTTAAAAGTTACTAATGGGAAtccagaaaaatttcaaatcaaaaccaTGACAATGAGTGGATCTAACTGGAGTTGGCCAGgaaaagaagatattttagaatACGACGCCGATgaagtagttaaaaaaattaatttacctcAGCCTATAAATAAGAGAGGAATATTTTCAATACCTGATatgtaa